Proteins from one Coregonus clupeaformis isolate EN_2021a chromosome 29, ASM2061545v1, whole genome shotgun sequence genomic window:
- the gnpnat1 gene encoding glucosamine 6-phosphate N-acetyltransferase: MSPACGMLLDETPLFDPALLQELDWSSKTVSFSPPISPSQPGEGLVLRPLCTADFNRGFYKVLSQLTTAGDVTPEQFIKKFEQMKKTGDYYVVVVEDTNLGQIVATATLITEHKFIHSCAKRGRVEEVVVSDVCRGKQLGKLLVSTLTLLSKKLDCYKITLECAPNNVAFYKKFSYSASDETYMQCRFFD, encoded by the exons ATGTCACC agcctGTGGGATGCTGCTGGATGAGACACCACTATTCGATCCAGCTCTGCTGCAGGAGCTGGACTGGAGTAGCAAGACAGTGtccttctctccccccatctccccctcccaGCCTGGGGAAGGTCTGGTCCTCAGGCCCCTCTGCACAGCCGACTTCAACAGGG gattctacaaggtgttatCCCAACTCACAACTGCAGGGGATGTTACGCCAGAGCAGTTTATTA AGAAATTTGAGCAGATGAAAAAGACTGGGGACTACTATGTCGTCGTGGTGGAGGACACAAACCTGGGACAGATTGTTGCCACGGCCACATTGATCACAGAGCACAAATTCATTCATTCCTGTGCAAAG AGAGGAAGGGTGGAGGAGGTGGTTGTCAGTGACGTGTGCCGGGGAAAACAGCTGGGGAAACT GTTAGTGTCGACCCTCACTCTCCTCAGCAAAAAACTAGATTGCTATAAAATAACACTGGAATGTGCACCCAACAACGTGGCCTTCTACAAGAAGTTTAGCTACTCTGCATCAGACGAGACTTACATGCAGTGTCGATTCTTTGATTGA